The following are encoded together in the Labrus mixtus chromosome 2, fLabMix1.1, whole genome shotgun sequence genome:
- the tmem186 gene encoding transmembrane protein 186, with amino-acid sequence MIRSAALRRLTSHILCCTGGSCLVPGRISSGVHPHSPSHTPVLQVLHGHPTTPQTLGLLRYSDLSTQKYTMIYTLPHIKLLRAVSRLKLLQTAFTALILPPVFALYLHGDAPLFLLSYTTGIALFAGVMLYTASHLFRRVVGMMYLDPSQTTLKVSHLTFWGRRSDIIVPVSDVMTIADTGDSRNEVILKLKRYSDPQTFYFSTHYGRVVDKQGFEKVFGTLK; translated from the exons ATG ATCAGATCAGCAGCGCTGCGCAGGCTAACCTCCCACATCCTGTGCTGTACCGGAGGATCATGTCTGGTCCCAGGTCGGATATCTTCCGGGGTGCACCCCCATTCACCGAGTCACACACCCGTCCTGCAGGTCCTCCATGGACACCCTACCACACCTCAAACCCTAGGCCTGCTCAGGTATTCGGACTTATCCACACAGAAGTACACTATGATTTACACCCTGCCACACATCAAACTCCTCCGAGCCGTGTCCAGACTCAAACTGCTCCAAACGGCGTTCACCGCACTCATTTTGCCCCCCGTGTTCGCCCTCTACCTCCACGGAGACGCCCCCCTCTTTCTTTTAAGCTACACCACCGGGATAGCACTGTTCGCAGGTGTCATGCTCTACACCGCCAGTCACCTTTTCAGGAGGGTTGTCGGGATGATGTACCTGGACCCGTCCCAGACCACTCTAAAAGTCAGCCACCTCACTTTCTGGGGCAGGCGCAGTGACATCATCGTGCCTGTGTCGGACGTTATGACCATCGCCGATACAGGGGACTCACGCAACGAGGTCATATTGAAGCTGAAGAGATACAGCGATCCACAGACGTTCTATTTCTCCACTCATTATGGACGTGTGGTGGACAAACAGGGATTTGAGAAGGTGTTTGGgactttaaaataa